The proteins below are encoded in one region of Triticum aestivum cultivar Chinese Spring chromosome 1B, IWGSC CS RefSeq v2.1, whole genome shotgun sequence:
- the LOC123075997 gene encoding uncharacterized protein: MFDLFKECHNGKKTGFSKPVKKAIADMEKAMEQGVPEGGEPKNVAAVVADILTKECPSSTFLQNVGLESSSKKKFNRSAAALDARVQELEYMLEKERRVAELMREGLVEVKKKSEETEAARAAEYQLLLQRVEATDARFARLMDLFEGKIV, encoded by the exons ATGTTTGATCTATTCAAGGAGTGCCACAATGGCAAGAAGACTGGTTTCTCTAAGCCAGTTAAGAAGGCGATA GCTGACATGGAAAAAGCTATGGAACAAGGGGTACCAGAAGGTGGAGAACCAAAgaatgttgctgctgttgttgctgacaTTCTCACTAAAGAATGTCCCTCCAGCACATTCCTTCAAAATGTTGGCCTTGAGTCGAGCTCTAAGAAGAAGTTCAACAGATCTGCAGCTGCTTTGGATGCTCGTGTACAAGAACTAGAGTACATGCTTGAGAAGGAGAGGCGAGTCGCTGAGTTGATGCGAGAGGGGCTTGTTGAGGTCAAGAAGAAATCAGAGGAGACCGAAGCTGCACGCGCCGCAGAGTACCAGTTGTTACTGCAAAGAGTTGAGGCCACCGATGCTAGATTTGCGCGTCTCATGGATCTGTTCGAAGGTAAAATTGTTTAG